In Halococcus salifodinae DSM 8989, one DNA window encodes the following:
- a CDS encoding (2Fe-2S)-binding protein — protein sequence MSADTPEDAVGRPTREVSLTVNGETVEAEVEPRLKLSDFLRNHCGLRGVRVGCEHGVCGACTVSFDGDIVKSCLVYAVQADGREIGTVEGLAEGGDLGPVQRAFHEEHALQCGFCTSGFVMATRDLLERNPDPSDEAIRKGLADNICRCTGYQNIYDAVHRAADEMDTNGGQRSATNVDADTDAEVD from the coding sequence ATGAGTGCTGATACGCCTGAGGACGCCGTGGGTCGACCGACGCGAGAGGTCTCACTCACGGTGAACGGCGAGACAGTCGAAGCCGAAGTCGAGCCCCGGCTGAAGCTCTCGGACTTCCTCCGGAATCACTGCGGTCTCCGCGGGGTCCGGGTCGGCTGCGAACACGGTGTCTGTGGGGCGTGTACAGTGAGTTTCGACGGCGATATCGTGAAGAGCTGCCTCGTCTACGCGGTCCAGGCCGACGGTCGCGAGATCGGGACCGTCGAAGGACTCGCCGAGGGCGGCGATCTCGGCCCGGTTCAACGGGCGTTTCACGAGGAGCACGCGCTCCAGTGTGGCTTCTGCACGAGCGGGTTCGTGATGGCGACTCGCGACCTCCTCGAACGGAACCCCGATCCGTCAGACGAAGCCATTCGAAAGGGGCTCGCGGACAACATCTGTCGGTGTACAGGCTACCAGAACATCTACGACGCAGTCCATCGGGCCGCCGACGAGATGGACACGAACGGCGGACAGCGTTCGGCGACGAACGTGGACGCCGACACCGACGCGGAGGTGGACTGA
- a CDS encoding IclR family transcriptional regulator: MATDGETIGAVGRTLDVLELLREHGAATLSTVATELDVSKSTAHRHLRTLEDREYVVERDDGFHLGLRFLDFGEFTRRCQPEYRLAKEKVVELADEVDERVQFMVEEHGRAVYVHQHSGRHAVEANTHPGKRVPIHASAAGLAILSEVPSAAIDRIADRRGLASVTPKTLSTREALDRELRATRERGYSINDQGIIEGLRAVGAPVTGPEGGVIGGLSISGPIHRMEGERLEEQIPSLLLGATNELELNIAYQ, translated from the coding sequence ATGGCGACAGATGGTGAAACGATCGGTGCGGTCGGACGGACGCTCGACGTCCTAGAGTTGCTTCGCGAACACGGGGCGGCGACGCTGTCCACCGTTGCGACCGAACTCGACGTGAGCAAGAGTACGGCTCACCGACACCTCCGGACCCTGGAGGACAGGGAATACGTGGTCGAGCGTGACGACGGGTTCCACCTCGGGCTCCGATTCCTCGACTTCGGCGAGTTCACTCGACGGTGCCAACCCGAGTATCGACTCGCGAAGGAGAAGGTGGTCGAGCTCGCCGACGAAGTCGACGAACGGGTCCAGTTCATGGTCGAGGAACACGGGCGAGCCGTCTACGTCCACCAGCACTCGGGTCGTCACGCGGTCGAGGCCAACACCCACCCCGGCAAGCGCGTCCCGATCCACGCGAGTGCGGCCGGGCTCGCGATCCTCTCGGAGGTTCCATCGGCGGCCATCGATCGGATCGCCGATCGTCGTGGGCTCGCGTCCGTCACACCGAAGACACTCTCGACGCGCGAGGCCTTAGATCGCGAGCTCCGGGCGACCCGCGAGCGGGGGTACAGCATCAACGATCAAGGGATCATCGAGGGGCTCCGCGCCGTCGGTGCGCCGGTGACGGGTCCCGAAGGGGGAGTGATCGGCGGACTGAGCATCTCCGGCCCGATACACCGGATGGAGGGCGAGCGACTCGAAGAGCAGATTCCCTCGCTCCTGCTCGGTGCGACCAACGAGCTCGAACTCAACATCGCCTACCAGTGA
- a CDS encoding CaiB/BaiF CoA transferase family protein: protein MDASGYVLEGVSVLDLSTFVTGGFCSLMLANQGADVVKIERPGAGDDIRHSGPPFVDGESPYYWTVNYDKRSVELDLKSDAGREALYDLAREADVFIQNYRPGTAERLGVDYDRIAAENDEIVYCAISAFGQTGPWRQRPGYDLLVQGLSGIMDVTGDPDGRPAKVGLPMTDLVTGMWAAFGIVTALYRRTATSEGEYIDLGMLDATLPWLTKQAGKVFAGEEPQRMGTKDPVLAPYQTFRTADGHINVACLNGKLWRAFCGAIDREDLAEDERFATNADRVESMNDLEAEIERTLTDRPTDEWLDLFVDSGIPAAPVQGVEDALYNEQTAERDVVGTVTGNDGHEVPVIEHPLNFRHATSGFRSPPPRLGEHTREILREAGYDESAIDRLFERGVVGNEADTSE from the coding sequence ATGGACGCTTCCGGGTACGTACTGGAGGGTGTGTCCGTCCTCGATCTGTCGACGTTCGTGACCGGTGGGTTCTGCTCGCTGATGCTCGCGAACCAGGGTGCGGACGTGGTGAAGATCGAACGGCCCGGCGCTGGCGACGACATCCGCCACTCCGGACCGCCGTTCGTCGACGGCGAGTCGCCGTACTACTGGACGGTCAACTACGACAAGCGGAGCGTCGAACTCGACCTGAAATCCGATGCGGGCCGCGAGGCGCTGTACGATCTCGCGCGCGAAGCCGACGTGTTCATCCAGAACTACCGGCCCGGGACCGCCGAACGGCTCGGCGTCGACTACGACCGGATCGCGGCCGAAAACGACGAGATCGTCTACTGTGCCATCTCGGCGTTCGGCCAGACCGGGCCGTGGCGGCAGCGACCGGGCTATGACCTGCTGGTCCAGGGGCTCAGCGGGATCATGGACGTCACCGGCGATCCCGACGGCCGACCCGCGAAGGTCGGACTACCGATGACCGATCTCGTTACCGGGATGTGGGCCGCCTTCGGGATCGTCACCGCGCTCTACCGCCGTACAGCCACCAGTGAGGGCGAGTATATCGATCTCGGGATGTTGGACGCGACTCTGCCGTGGCTCACCAAACAGGCCGGGAAGGTGTTCGCTGGCGAGGAGCCACAGCGGATGGGAACGAAGGATCCGGTGTTGGCACCGTATCAGACCTTCCGGACCGCCGACGGCCACATCAACGTCGCCTGCCTCAACGGGAAACTCTGGCGAGCGTTCTGTGGAGCGATCGATCGCGAGGATCTCGCCGAGGACGAGCGGTTCGCGACCAACGCCGATCGAGTCGAGTCGATGAACGATCTCGAGGCCGAGATCGAGCGGACGCTGACGGACCGGCCGACCGACGAGTGGCTGGATCTGTTCGTCGATTCGGGTATCCCCGCAGCCCCGGTTCAGGGCGTCGAAGACGCGCTCTACAACGAACAGACCGCCGAACGCGACGTCGTGGGCACAGTCACCGGCAATGATGGCCACGAGGTTCCCGTCATCGAACACCCGCTCAACTTCCGACACGCGACGAGCGGCTTCCGATCGCCACCGCCACGCCTCGGCGAGCACACTCGCGAGATACTCCGGGAGGCCGGCTACGACGAGTCGGCCATCGACCGGCTGTTCGAGCGTGGCGTCGTCGGTAATGAGGCCGACACGTCTGAGTGA
- a CDS encoding cyclase family protein has product MLDGYEMHDLTQPWCEHTPAWPTYDNPKVWYEKSLDTEKVNGQKIEFMNHTGTHLDGEKHFVASGRDIESMPLDELVGEAVIADISDEVGDYDVYTSEMIEDAVDVREGDILFIHTGYQQHAWHREDADPHKFFCKHPGPNQEFAEWCAEKELNYLILDCGSADHPMNTVVRDVRPELADEAADHLGVGDLDEIFPPEGYQLMHTELFPEGIVHVENAQVPEELLNERVQIGTFPWRFRGGESSVCRCVAFTEA; this is encoded by the coding sequence ATGCTAGACGGGTACGAGATGCACGACCTGACCCAGCCGTGGTGTGAGCACACGCCAGCGTGGCCGACCTACGACAACCCGAAGGTGTGGTACGAGAAAAGCCTCGACACCGAGAAGGTCAACGGCCAGAAGATCGAGTTCATGAATCACACAGGAACTCATCTCGACGGCGAGAAACATTTCGTCGCGAGCGGCCGAGACATCGAGAGCATGCCGCTCGACGAACTCGTCGGCGAGGCGGTCATCGCCGATATCTCCGACGAAGTCGGGGACTACGACGTCTACACCAGCGAGATGATTGAAGACGCCGTCGACGTTCGGGAGGGCGACATCCTCTTCATCCACACCGGGTATCAACAGCACGCGTGGCACCGCGAGGACGCCGACCCGCACAAGTTCTTCTGCAAACATCCCGGCCCCAACCAGGAGTTCGCCGAGTGGTGTGCGGAGAAGGAACTCAACTACCTGATCCTCGACTGTGGGAGCGCCGACCACCCGATGAACACCGTCGTCCGGGACGTCCGTCCGGAGCTCGCCGACGAGGCGGCAGACCATCTCGGCGTCGGCGATCTCGACGAGATCTTCCCGCCGGAGGGCTACCAGCTGATGCATACTGAACTGTTCCCCGAGGGGATCGTCCACGTCGAGAACGCTCAAGTCCCCGAAGAGCTCTTGAACGAACGGGTGCAGATCGGGACGTTCCCGTGGCGATTCCGCGGCGGCGAGTCGAGCGTCTGTCGGTGCGTCGCGTTCACCGAAGCCTGA
- a CDS encoding xanthine dehydrogenase family protein molybdopterin-binding subunit yields the protein MSGAETGPESAPEPGADAGTDGRSESFTGSGLERVEDHRILTGEAEYVHDITPEGCLHMALLRTTHPHAEIESIDTSAAEDHPDCELVLTGADLQEEYYPMPCGLPGFEEWSLAVDRVRFVGEPVAAVVATDRYAAEDVVDEIDVEYETLDPVVDPRDALDDETIIHEDVGTNVPDGEEFVFGDVDAAFADADRVIEREYSWGRISGVPLETGGVVAEYDTEDDAFSIDCNIQLHTLVDDTVYETLGYPPERVSLDVPADVGGSFGTKIAIHRYCCLAAMASQQLDGTPVKFVEDRVENLQGGDMHSSDREYEVRLAVDDDGIIQGLDTWFVDDFGAWPHYPVNQALKPLSVLTDAYDISNVRYDYDLVLTNKTSQTAYRGFGVPPHLYAIEMIVDEAARELDLDPAELRRMNFVTPDQMPHEIASHNIYDSGDYPAALDHLRDRVEEREAVDGGLLDFDTVEARRDEGKYRGVSYTLHIEPGASGSDWTDRQRTDRDALDDRNREDVAELPEHLRAEITREGDVRAFLATDSSGQGHQTIVTQLLADELEVLPSTIEVEYLDSVAAPTEYGSAASRMAVMLSGAAQGLGATMKENLETLAAEEWGVDEDAVQYRDGAVERRDGDGSLDLATLAEIDAAGGRGSDRLTRASYDYEHPATVLSEFDEALAGKFPVYPTAAFAVNAPIVEVDTRTGEVEILKFYTLRDCGTQLNPVIVEGQAHGGIAQGIGAALMEEFGYDESGQPQAVTFFDYLLPSIKNVPNIDMDHSETPSPFTATGAKGTGEGGMIDAPASIASSINRALEPLGVVADRIPATPNRVHDWVRDAQSNSEPTTAESEDAASAETDGGERAEGARSSPDRRSGGGEQAEGLQTSEDE from the coding sequence ATGTCGGGGGCCGAAACCGGTCCCGAGTCCGCTCCGGAGCCGGGTGCCGACGCGGGCACGGACGGGCGCTCGGAATCGTTCACCGGATCGGGACTCGAACGCGTCGAGGACCACCGCATACTCACCGGCGAGGCCGAGTACGTCCACGACATCACGCCCGAGGGCTGTCTCCATATGGCACTCCTCCGGACGACCCACCCCCATGCCGAAATCGAATCGATCGACACGAGCGCCGCCGAGGATCACCCCGACTGCGAACTCGTGCTGACCGGCGCGGATCTCCAGGAAGAATATTATCCGATGCCCTGTGGTCTCCCCGGGTTCGAGGAGTGGTCGCTCGCGGTCGATCGGGTGCGGTTCGTCGGCGAACCCGTCGCAGCGGTCGTCGCCACCGATCGGTACGCCGCCGAAGACGTCGTGGACGAAATCGACGTCGAGTACGAGACACTCGATCCCGTGGTCGATCCCCGTGACGCGCTCGACGACGAGACGATCATTCACGAGGACGTTGGTACCAACGTCCCCGACGGCGAGGAGTTCGTCTTCGGCGACGTCGACGCGGCGTTCGCCGACGCCGACCGCGTGATCGAGCGCGAGTACTCGTGGGGCCGGATCTCGGGCGTCCCTCTCGAAACCGGGGGCGTCGTCGCGGAGTACGACACCGAGGACGACGCCTTTTCGATCGACTGCAACATCCAACTCCACACGCTGGTCGACGACACGGTGTACGAGACGCTGGGCTATCCCCCTGAGCGCGTCTCGCTCGACGTTCCCGCCGACGTCGGCGGGAGCTTCGGCACGAAGATCGCCATCCACCGGTACTGCTGTCTCGCAGCGATGGCGAGCCAGCAGCTCGACGGCACTCCTGTAAAATTCGTCGAAGATCGCGTCGAGAACCTCCAGGGCGGCGACATGCACTCCTCCGACCGCGAGTACGAGGTCCGGCTCGCGGTCGACGACGACGGCATCATTCAGGGACTCGACACGTGGTTCGTCGACGACTTCGGTGCGTGGCCCCACTATCCCGTGAACCAGGCGCTCAAACCGCTCTCGGTGCTCACCGACGCCTACGACATTTCCAATGTGCGGTACGACTACGACCTCGTGCTGACGAACAAGACCTCCCAGACGGCGTATCGGGGATTCGGCGTTCCGCCACACCTCTACGCCATCGAGATGATCGTCGACGAGGCCGCCCGCGAACTCGATCTCGATCCCGCCGAACTCCGCCGGATGAACTTCGTCACGCCGGATCAGATGCCTCACGAGATCGCCTCGCACAACATCTACGACTCGGGGGACTACCCGGCGGCGCTCGATCACCTCCGGGATCGCGTAGAAGAGCGAGAGGCCGTCGACGGCGGCCTTCTCGACTTCGACACGGTCGAGGCGCGCCGCGATGAGGGGAAGTATCGTGGGGTGAGCTACACCCTCCACATCGAACCTGGCGCGAGTGGGTCGGACTGGACCGACCGCCAACGCACCGATCGCGACGCCCTCGACGACCGGAACCGCGAGGATGTCGCCGAACTCCCCGAACACCTCCGTGCCGAGATTACCCGTGAAGGGGACGTGCGCGCGTTTCTGGCCACCGATTCGTCGGGCCAGGGCCACCAGACCATCGTCACCCAGCTGCTCGCCGACGAGCTCGAAGTGCTTCCGAGCACGATCGAAGTCGAGTATTTGGATAGCGTTGCAGCCCCCACCGAGTACGGCAGCGCTGCCTCCCGGATGGCGGTGATGCTCTCGGGGGCGGCCCAGGGGCTCGGTGCAACGATGAAAGAAAACCTCGAAACGCTCGCCGCCGAGGAGTGGGGCGTCGACGAGGACGCGGTCCAGTACCGCGATGGGGCCGTCGAGCGCCGCGACGGCGACGGCTCGCTCGATCTCGCGACTCTCGCCGAGATCGACGCGGCGGGTGGCCGTGGCAGCGACCGGCTCACGCGGGCGAGCTACGATTACGAGCATCCTGCCACCGTGCTCTCGGAGTTCGACGAGGCGCTCGCCGGCAAGTTCCCCGTGTATCCGACCGCGGCGTTCGCGGTCAACGCGCCGATCGTCGAGGTCGATACGCGAACGGGGGAGGTCGAGATCTTGAAATTCTACACGCTCCGGGACTGCGGGACCCAGCTGAACCCCGTCATCGTCGAGGGACAGGCCCACGGCGGCATCGCCCAGGGTATCGGGGCCGCCCTGATGGAGGAGTTCGGCTACGACGAATCGGGCCAGCCACAGGCGGTAACGTTTTTCGATTACCTCCTGCCGTCGATCAAGAACGTCCCGAACATCGACATGGACCACTCCGAAACTCCCTCGCCGTTCACCGCGACCGGCGCGAAAGGCACGGGCGAGGGCGGGATGATCGACGCCCCCGCGAGCATCGCGTCGTCGATCAATCGCGCGCTCGAACCGCTCGGTGTCGTCGCCGATCGGATCCCTGCGACGCCGAACCGGGTTCACGACTGGGTCCGCGACGCGCAGTCGAATAGCGAGCCGACAACTGCCGAATCCGAGGACGCCGCGAGTGCGGAGACCGATGGCGGTGAGCGCGCCGAAGGCGCGCGATCCTCGCCAGATCGGAGGTCTGGCGGTGGTGAGCAGGCCGAAGGCCTGCAAACGTCGGAAGACGAGTGA